One region of Pseudomonas glycinae genomic DNA includes:
- a CDS encoding LysR family transcriptional regulator yields MHIDLRQLRHFIALAEQRSFVAGAQAVNLSQSAFSRSIQALEHSVGCQLVDRGRKELPPTKQGQVLLEHARRLVSGAQQMANEISQFNGLEAGELRFGCGPAPAAGLIPRAIGSFIGRYPKARVHYQVDDWQSLSKRLLSEEFEFFVADTRHFEADPDYLTHRLRPRKWHFCCRAGHPLGASDRVTAEQLMSYPLAVSIRPPNLRKVIVDLSGRPDFVPNVECENSASLLGVVLRSDAIGIVGAYSDALHQARGELVCLKIEGLADDLEELYTRYGIVSRAGYRLSPLAEAMIEQIKAIDAVDEEVCSLENLAV; encoded by the coding sequence ATGCATATCGACTTGCGCCAGCTACGTCACTTCATTGCCCTTGCCGAACAACGCAGCTTCGTCGCCGGCGCGCAGGCGGTGAACCTGTCGCAGTCGGCGTTCAGCCGCAGCATTCAGGCGCTGGAGCACAGCGTCGGTTGCCAGTTGGTGGATCGCGGACGCAAGGAATTACCGCCGACCAAACAGGGCCAGGTGCTGCTTGAACATGCGCGGCGCCTGGTCAGCGGTGCGCAGCAGATGGCCAACGAGATCAGCCAGTTCAACGGGCTGGAGGCTGGGGAGTTGCGCTTCGGTTGTGGCCCGGCGCCGGCAGCGGGATTGATCCCGCGAGCGATCGGCAGCTTCATCGGCCGCTACCCGAAAGCGCGAGTGCATTACCAGGTCGATGACTGGCAGAGCCTGAGCAAAAGACTGCTGAGCGAGGAGTTCGAATTCTTCGTTGCCGATACACGGCACTTCGAGGCAGATCCGGATTACCTGACCCACCGCTTGCGCCCGCGCAAATGGCATTTCTGCTGCCGCGCCGGGCATCCGCTGGGCGCATCGGATCGGGTCACGGCCGAGCAATTGATGAGTTATCCGCTGGCCGTGAGCATTCGTCCGCCAAACCTCCGCAAGGTCATCGTTGACCTCAGTGGCCGGCCGGATTTCGTCCCGAATGTGGAGTGCGAGAACAGCGCCAGCCTGCTCGGCGTGGTGTTGCGCTCCGATGCGATCGGTATCGTCGGCGCCTATTCGGATGCACTGCATCAGGCCCGGGGTGAGTTGGTCTGCTTGAAGATCGAAGGATTGGCGGATGATCTGGAGGAGCTTTATACCCGTTACGGAATTGTCAGCCGCGCCGGGTATCGTCTGTCACCGTTGGCCGAGGCGATGATCGAGCAGATCAAAGCGATTGATGCGGTGGATGAGGAGGTGTGTTCACTTGAGAATCTGGCTGTCTGA